A genomic segment from Variovorax paradoxus B4 encodes:
- the xdhC gene encoding xanthine dehydrogenase accessory protein XdhC → MNGLVDQLLARLAREDAVLVRVESTQGSAPREAGTWMAVWAEGLTGTIGGGQLEFQATQEARELLAGRRAIDGIERYPLGPSLGQCCGGVVFLSYRRITAADAPVLQRELVGQLQPVALFGGGHVGAALARLLAGLPFSVRWIDSRDGVFPDALPAQIETEHSEPVQDAVAALAPGSRVLIMSFSHAEDLDIVIACLKRLRTHGDLPYIGLIGSKTKWATFSHRLEARGFTPGELARITCPIGVPGITGKEPEVIAVAVAAQLLQSLG, encoded by the coding sequence ATGAACGGCTTGGTCGATCAGCTGCTGGCGCGCCTGGCCCGCGAAGACGCGGTGCTGGTGCGCGTCGAATCCACGCAGGGCTCGGCGCCGCGCGAGGCGGGCACCTGGATGGCGGTGTGGGCCGAAGGGCTCACGGGCACCATCGGCGGTGGCCAGCTCGAGTTCCAGGCCACGCAGGAAGCGCGCGAGTTGCTCGCGGGGCGGCGCGCCATCGACGGCATCGAACGCTATCCGCTCGGCCCGAGCCTGGGCCAATGCTGCGGCGGCGTGGTGTTTCTCTCTTATCGCCGCATCACGGCGGCCGATGCGCCGGTGCTGCAGCGCGAACTGGTCGGTCAGCTCCAGCCGGTGGCGCTGTTCGGCGGCGGCCACGTGGGCGCCGCGCTCGCGCGGCTGCTGGCCGGCCTGCCGTTCTCGGTGCGCTGGATCGACAGCCGCGACGGCGTGTTCCCCGATGCGCTGCCGGCGCAGATCGAGACCGAGCATTCAGAGCCCGTGCAGGACGCCGTGGCCGCGCTCGCGCCGGGCAGCCGCGTGCTGATCATGAGCTTCAGCCACGCCGAAGACCTGGACATCGTCATCGCCTGCCTCAAGCGCCTGCGCACGCACGGCGACCTGCCCTACATCGGCCTGATCGGCAGCAAGACCAAGTGGGCCACCTTCAGCCACCGGCTCGAGGCACGGGGCTTCACGCCCGGCGAACTGGCGCGCATCACCTGCCCGATCGGCGTGCCCGGCATCACGGGCAAGGAGCCCGAGGTGATCGCGGTGGCGGTGGCGGCACAGTTGTTGCAATCGCTGGGCTGA
- the uraH gene encoding hydroxyisourate hydrolase, with protein sequence MGLSTHVLDTMHGGPAAGMEVALYTTQGEDATLVKRFTLNSDGRSDAPLYDNHSLKVGTYRLVFDVAGYFKARGVTLPEPNFLNKVSLDFGVAHTDQHYHVPLLVSPWSYSTYRGS encoded by the coding sequence ATGGGCTTGAGCACTCACGTACTGGACACGATGCACGGCGGCCCCGCGGCCGGGATGGAGGTGGCGCTGTACACCACCCAAGGTGAGGACGCCACGCTGGTGAAGCGCTTCACCTTGAATTCGGACGGCCGCAGCGACGCGCCGCTCTACGACAACCACTCGCTCAAGGTCGGCACCTACCGGCTGGTGTTCGACGTGGCGGGCTACTTCAAGGCGCGCGGCGTGACGCTGCCCGAGCCCAACTTCCTGAACAAGGTGTCGCTGGACTTCGGCGTGGCGCACACCGACCAGCACTACCACGTGCCGCTGCTCGTGAGCCCGTGGAGCTACTCCACCTACCGCGGGTCCTGA
- a CDS encoding GntR family transcriptional regulator, which yields MKNMESSTTRSIVDALTKAIVDHRLQPGTKLAEQKLADHFGVSRTLVRQALFQLSQNKLIRLEPARGAFVAAPAVDEAKQVFAVRRMLEAEMTREFVRTVTPAKIKALKEHVALEKSAVSGEDISGRTELLGDFHVRMAELMGNQVLAQILGELISRCALITLMYQSTSAAEHSNDEHADIVKALAARDEERAVRLMTEHLEHVEANLTFDRKVPTNDISLALS from the coding sequence ATGAAAAACATGGAGTCCTCCACCACCCGTTCGATCGTCGACGCGCTCACCAAGGCGATCGTCGACCACCGGCTGCAGCCCGGCACCAAGCTGGCTGAGCAGAAGCTGGCCGACCACTTCGGCGTGTCGCGCACGCTGGTGCGCCAGGCGCTGTTCCAGCTGTCGCAGAACAAGCTGATCCGCCTGGAGCCCGCGCGCGGCGCCTTCGTGGCGGCCCCAGCCGTCGACGAGGCCAAACAGGTGTTCGCGGTGCGCCGCATGCTCGAGGCCGAGATGACGCGCGAGTTCGTGCGCACCGTCACGCCGGCCAAGATCAAGGCGCTCAAGGAGCACGTGGCGCTCGAAAAGTCCGCGGTGTCGGGCGAGGACATCTCGGGCCGCACCGAGCTGCTCGGCGACTTCCACGTGCGCATGGCCGAGCTCATGGGCAACCAGGTGCTGGCGCAGATCCTCGGCGAGCTGATCTCGCGCTGCGCCCTCATCACGCTGATGTACCAGAGCACCAGCGCGGCCGAGCACTCCAACGACGAGCACGCCGACATCGTGAAGGCGCTGGCCGCCCGCGACGAGGAGCGCGCGGTACGCCTCATGACCGAACACCTGGAACACGTCGAGGCCAACCTCACGTTCGACCGCAAGGTTCCGACCAACGACATCTCGCTTGCCCTGTCCTGA
- the puuE gene encoding allantoinase PuuE yields the protein MTVYDTTLPYPRDLVGYGRNPPHARWPGGARIAVQFVLNYEEGGENATLHGDAGSEQFLSEMFNPASFPDRHISMEGIYEYGSRAGVWRILREFEKRGLPLTVFGVGMALERYPELAAAFKELGHEIACHGWRWIHYQNLDEATEREHMRLGMEAIEKLTGERALGWYTGRDSPRTRRLVADYGGFEYDSDYYGDDLPFWMKVQKTDGTVVPQLIVPYTLDCNDMRFALPQGYSHADPFFQYMKDSFDALYAEGDPQGDNSPKMMSIGMHCRLLGRPGRITALQRFLDHIGRHEGVWVCRRVDIARHWKQAHPFEAAATGDPS from the coding sequence ATGACCGTCTACGACACCACCCTGCCCTACCCGCGCGACCTCGTCGGCTACGGCCGCAATCCGCCCCATGCCCGATGGCCGGGCGGCGCGCGCATCGCGGTGCAGTTCGTCCTCAACTACGAAGAGGGCGGCGAGAACGCCACGCTGCACGGCGACGCAGGCTCCGAACAGTTCCTCTCCGAGATGTTCAACCCGGCCAGCTTCCCCGACCGGCACATCAGCATGGAAGGCATCTACGAGTACGGCTCGCGCGCCGGCGTCTGGCGCATCCTGCGCGAGTTCGAGAAGCGCGGCCTGCCGCTCACCGTGTTCGGCGTGGGCATGGCGCTGGAACGCTACCCCGAACTGGCCGCCGCCTTCAAGGAGCTGGGCCACGAGATCGCCTGCCACGGCTGGCGCTGGATCCACTACCAGAACCTCGACGAAGCCACCGAGCGCGAGCACATGCGCCTGGGCATGGAAGCGATCGAAAAGCTCACGGGCGAGCGCGCCCTGGGCTGGTACACCGGCCGCGACAGCCCACGCACGCGCCGCCTCGTGGCCGACTACGGCGGCTTCGAGTACGACAGCGACTACTACGGCGACGACCTGCCCTTCTGGATGAAGGTGCAGAAGACCGACGGCACCGTGGTACCGCAGCTCATCGTGCCCTACACGCTCGACTGCAACGACATGCGCTTTGCGCTGCCGCAGGGCTACTCGCACGCCGACCCCTTCTTCCAGTACATGAAGGACAGCTTCGACGCGCTCTATGCCGAAGGCGACCCGCAGGGCGACAACAGCCCCAAGATGATGAGCATCGGCATGCACTGTCGCCTGCTCGGGCGGCCCGGCCGCATCACCGCGCTGCAGCGCTTTCTCGATCACATCGGCCGGCACGAGGGCGTGTGGGTCTGCCGGCGCGTGGACATCGCGCGCCACTGGAAGCAGGCGCATCCCTTCGAAGCGGCCGCCACAGGAGACCCGTCATGA
- the uraD gene encoding 2-oxo-4-hydroxy-4-carboxy-5-ureidoimidazoline decarboxylase yields the protein MSQTLDQLNAATPGDALALLDGTYEHSPWIAQRALAARPFRSLAHLKHALVKAVAAASADEQLGLIRAHPELAGKAMVSKTLTAESTHEQSKAGLTDCTPEEFAKIQQLNADYNAKFGFPFILAVRGPRGTGLSKREIIDTFERRLHHHPAFELGEALRNIHRIAEIRLDDKFGADVSLGNDVWDWQEALSAHTDPGYAEKGQLTVTYLTDAHRACAAQISGLMRDCGFDSVHIDAVGNVVGRYEGATPDAKALLTGSHYDTVRNGGKYDGRLGIFVPMACVRELKRQGRRLPFAFEVVGFAEEEGQRYKATFLGSGALIGHFDPRWLDQKDADGITMLEAMQHAGLKLEDIPKIQRDPTRYLGFVEVHIEQGPVLTEFDIPLGIVTSINGGVRYVGEMIGMASHAGTTPMGRRRDAAAAVAELILFAEQRAAKDGDSVATVGMLEVPSGSINVVPGRCKFSLDIRAPNDPQRDAVVRDVLAALQEIADRRGVRFVIEEAMRAAAAPSAPEWQQRWEKAVESLGVPLYRMPSGAGHDAMKLHEVMPQAMLFVRGINSGISHNPLESSTNDDIQLAVEAFQHLLDNLAAEQAH from the coding sequence ATGAGCCAGACCCTCGACCAACTGAACGCAGCAACGCCGGGCGATGCCCTGGCGCTGCTCGACGGCACCTACGAGCATTCGCCGTGGATCGCCCAGCGCGCGCTCGCGGCGCGCCCCTTCCGCTCGCTTGCGCACCTGAAGCATGCGCTCGTGAAGGCGGTGGCCGCGGCCTCGGCCGACGAACAGCTGGGCCTGATCCGCGCTCACCCCGAGCTCGCAGGCAAGGCCATGGTCAGCAAGACGCTCACGGCCGAATCGACCCATGAGCAAAGCAAGGCCGGCCTCACCGATTGCACGCCCGAAGAGTTTGCAAAGATCCAGCAGCTCAATGCCGACTACAACGCGAAGTTCGGCTTTCCGTTCATCCTGGCGGTGCGCGGGCCGCGCGGCACCGGGCTTTCCAAGCGCGAGATCATCGACACCTTCGAGCGCCGGCTGCACCATCACCCGGCCTTCGAACTCGGCGAGGCACTGCGCAACATCCACCGCATCGCCGAGATCCGGCTCGACGACAAGTTCGGCGCCGACGTCTCGCTCGGCAACGACGTCTGGGACTGGCAGGAAGCGCTCTCGGCGCACACCGACCCCGGCTATGCCGAGAAGGGCCAGCTCACCGTCACCTACCTGACCGACGCGCACCGCGCCTGCGCCGCGCAGATCTCGGGCCTGATGCGCGATTGCGGCTTCGACTCGGTGCACATCGACGCGGTCGGCAACGTGGTCGGCCGCTACGAAGGCGCCACGCCCGACGCAAAGGCGCTGCTCACCGGCTCGCACTACGACACCGTGCGCAACGGCGGCAAGTACGACGGCCGCCTGGGCATCTTCGTGCCGATGGCCTGCGTGCGCGAACTCAAGCGCCAGGGCAGGCGCCTGCCGTTCGCGTTCGAGGTGGTGGGCTTTGCCGAAGAGGAAGGCCAGCGCTACAAGGCCACCTTTTTGGGATCGGGCGCGCTCATCGGCCACTTCGACCCGCGCTGGCTCGACCAGAAGGATGCCGATGGCATCACCATGCTCGAGGCGATGCAGCATGCAGGCCTGAAGCTCGAAGACATTCCCAAGATCCAGCGCGACCCGACGCGCTACCTCGGCTTCGTCGAGGTGCACATCGAGCAGGGCCCGGTGCTCACCGAGTTCGACATCCCCCTGGGCATCGTCACCTCCATCAACGGCGGCGTGCGCTACGTGGGCGAGATGATCGGCATGGCCAGCCATGCCGGCACCACGCCGATGGGCCGGCGCCGCGATGCCGCCGCCGCAGTGGCCGAACTGATTCTTTTCGCCGAGCAGCGCGCAGCGAAGGACGGCGACTCCGTCGCCACCGTGGGCATGCTCGAAGTGCCGAGCGGCTCGATCAACGTGGTGCCCGGACGCTGCAAGTTCAGCCTGGACATCCGCGCACCCAACGATCCGCAGCGCGACGCCGTGGTGCGCGACGTGCTGGCCGCGCTGCAGGAGATTGCCGATCGCCGCGGCGTGCGCTTCGTCATCGAGGAGGCCATGCGCGCCGCCGCTGCGCCCAGTGCGCCCGAATGGCAGCAACGCTGGGAAAAGGCCGTCGAATCGCTCGGCGTGCCGCTGTACCGCATGCCCAGCGGCGCCGGCCACGACGCGATGAAGCTGCACGAGGTGATGCCGCAGGCCATGCTCTTCGTGCGCGGCATCAACTCGGGCATCAGCCACAACCCACTCGAATCGAGCACCAACGACGACATCCAGCTCGCGGTCGAAGCCTTCCAGCACCTGCTGGACAACCTCGCCGCCGAACAAGCCCACTGA
- a CDS encoding M20 family metallopeptidase, with translation MTDYAKLDAWIDAHFDEEVQFLQQLVQVPTDTPPGNNAPHAERTAELLKDFGLDAEKHAVPAQEVKDYGLESITNLIVRRKYGNDGRTVALNAHGDVVPPGEGWTHDPYGGEIADGSLYGRAAAVSKSDFASFTFALRALEAVARPAKGSVELHFTYDEEFGGILGPGWLLRQGLTKPDLMIAAGFSYEVVTAHNGCLQMEVTVHGKMAHAAIPTTGVDALQGAVKILNALYAQNTLYQQVTSKVEGITHPYLNVGRIEGGTNTNVVPGKVVFKLDRRMIPEENPVEVEATIRKVIADAAAESAGITVDIKRLLLANSMKPLAGNKPLVDAIQKHGQELFGEPIKAMGTPLYTDVRLYGEAGVPGVIYGAGPRTVLESHAKRSDERVVLEDLRRATKVIARTLSDLLA, from the coding sequence ATGACCGACTACGCCAAGCTCGACGCCTGGATCGACGCCCACTTCGACGAGGAAGTGCAGTTCCTGCAGCAACTGGTGCAGGTGCCCACCGACACGCCGCCCGGCAACAATGCGCCGCATGCCGAGCGCACGGCCGAACTGCTGAAGGACTTCGGCCTGGACGCCGAGAAGCACGCCGTGCCCGCGCAGGAAGTGAAGGACTACGGGCTCGAATCGATCACCAACCTGATCGTGCGCCGCAAGTACGGCAACGATGGCCGCACCGTGGCCCTGAACGCCCACGGCGACGTGGTGCCCCCGGGGGAAGGCTGGACGCACGACCCCTACGGCGGCGAGATTGCCGACGGCAGCCTCTACGGCCGCGCCGCTGCGGTGAGCAAGAGCGACTTCGCGAGCTTCACCTTCGCGCTGCGCGCGCTCGAAGCCGTGGCCAGGCCGGCCAAGGGCAGCGTCGAGCTGCACTTCACCTATGACGAGGAATTCGGCGGCATCCTCGGCCCGGGCTGGCTGCTCAGGCAGGGCCTGACCAAGCCCGACCTGATGATCGCGGCCGGCTTCAGCTACGAAGTGGTCACCGCGCACAACGGCTGCCTGCAGATGGAAGTGACGGTGCACGGCAAGATGGCCCATGCGGCCATCCCCACCACCGGCGTCGATGCGCTGCAAGGCGCGGTGAAGATCCTCAACGCGCTCTATGCGCAGAACACGCTCTACCAGCAGGTGACGTCGAAGGTCGAGGGCATCACGCACCCCTACCTCAACGTGGGCCGCATCGAAGGCGGCACCAACACCAACGTGGTTCCGGGCAAGGTGGTGTTCAAGCTCGACCGGCGCATGATTCCCGAAGAGAACCCGGTCGAGGTCGAGGCCACGATCCGCAAGGTGATCGCCGATGCCGCGGCCGAGAGCGCCGGCATCACGGTCGACATCAAGCGCCTGCTGCTCGCCAACTCGATGAAGCCGCTGGCGGGCAACAAGCCGCTGGTCGACGCCATCCAGAAGCACGGCCAGGAACTGTTCGGCGAGCCGATCAAGGCCATGGGCACGCCGCTGTACACCGACGTGCGCCTCTACGGCGAAGCCGGCGTTCCGGGCGTGATCTACGGCGCCGGCCCCCGCACCGTGCTCGAATCGCATGCCAAGCGCAGCGACGAGCGCGTGGTGCTCGAAGACCTGCGCCGCGCCACCAAGGTGATCGCACGCACGCTGAGCGACCTGCTGGCCTGA
- a CDS encoding GntR family transcriptional regulator gives MPPTHRFKIEAPKSLASQVAQRLREAIIDGEFALGAMIPEESLATSFGVSRTPVREALNLLQLAGLVVIRPQRGSYVFEPSEADITAICEFRCLLEPRAAELAYQNARDATAAALQAAIDEMEGARAARDAVRYGRADTRLHEAFFEYCGNPYMQAAYATAATKIAALRTHLSAPADVLHTAGFEQHSQLLALFRAGDFVKFEKLMRAHVTGTRNSYVASLKTRTAA, from the coding sequence GTGCCTCCAACCCACCGTTTCAAGATCGAAGCCCCGAAATCACTTGCGTCCCAGGTGGCGCAGCGCCTGCGCGAAGCCATCATCGACGGCGAATTCGCCCTGGGCGCGATGATTCCGGAGGAGTCGCTCGCGACCTCCTTCGGCGTCAGCCGCACGCCGGTGCGCGAGGCACTGAACCTGCTGCAGCTGGCGGGCCTGGTGGTGATACGGCCACAGCGTGGCAGCTACGTGTTCGAGCCCAGCGAGGCCGACATCACGGCCATCTGCGAGTTCCGCTGCCTGCTGGAGCCGCGCGCGGCCGAACTGGCATACCAGAACGCGCGCGACGCCACGGCCGCGGCGCTGCAGGCGGCGATCGACGAGATGGAGGGCGCGCGTGCAGCGCGCGACGCGGTGCGGTATGGCCGCGCAGACACGCGGCTGCACGAGGCCTTCTTCGAGTACTGCGGCAACCCGTACATGCAAGCCGCCTACGCCACCGCCGCGACCAAGATCGCGGCGCTGCGCACGCACCTTTCAGCGCCGGCCGACGTGCTGCATACGGCGGGCTTCGAGCAGCACTCGCAACTTCTCGCGCTGTTTCGCGCCGGCGATTTCGTCAAGTTCGAAAAGCTCATGCGCGCCCATGTCACCGGCACGCGCAACAGCTATGTCGCCAGCCTGAAGACGCGGACCGCCGCGTAA
- a CDS encoding FAD-binding oxidoreductase: MTLASPAAVPQPLLALRESLGASAVLFGDEVPQRNRNDWSTQPPAHPLAVVRPVDAAGVSAALKACRAAGLAVVPQGGLTGLCGGARPEDGWVALSLERMVGIEEIDPASATMTVLAGTPLELVQRAAAEAGFYFALDLGARGSCAIGGNLSTNAGGNRVIRYGMARELVLGLEVVLPDGTVMTSLNKMLKNNAGYDLKHLFIGSEGTLGIITRIVLRLHPQPGCTLSALCALPDYDGVVRLLGAARGGLGPLLSAFEVMWPDYWQVVTERVGVRDPLTGSARHGHYVLVEVQGTDEAIDGPRFQRWLESLMEEGALADAAVAQSVADTQAFWALRDACAEFFPTLGPHVSYDVGLAVKSMGAYVRACKAALAVRIPGCESVYYGHIGDGNLHLVAWVPGLSVEQQPKEAMDEVIYGLVREFGGTVSAEHGIGTAKKRWLGHARSPEEIALMKTLKAALDPLGLLNPGKVV; the protein is encoded by the coding sequence ATGACTCTTGCGTCCCCCGCGGCTGTGCCGCAGCCCCTGCTCGCACTGCGCGAATCGCTCGGCGCCTCTGCGGTGCTCTTTGGTGACGAGGTGCCGCAGCGCAACCGCAACGACTGGAGCACCCAGCCGCCGGCACATCCGCTGGCGGTGGTCCGCCCGGTGGACGCCGCAGGCGTTTCCGCGGCGCTGAAGGCCTGCCGCGCGGCCGGCCTGGCGGTGGTGCCCCAGGGAGGCTTGACCGGCCTGTGCGGCGGCGCGCGGCCCGAGGACGGCTGGGTCGCCCTGTCGCTGGAGCGCATGGTCGGCATCGAGGAGATCGACCCCGCCAGCGCCACGATGACCGTGCTGGCCGGCACGCCGCTCGAGCTGGTGCAGCGCGCGGCGGCCGAGGCCGGCTTCTACTTCGCCCTCGATCTGGGTGCGCGCGGCTCCTGCGCCATCGGCGGCAATCTGTCGACCAACGCCGGCGGCAACCGTGTGATCCGCTACGGCATGGCGCGCGAACTGGTGCTCGGCCTGGAGGTGGTGCTGCCCGACGGCACGGTGATGACCAGCCTCAACAAGATGCTGAAGAACAACGCCGGCTACGACCTCAAGCACCTGTTCATCGGCAGCGAGGGCACGCTGGGCATCATCACCCGCATCGTGCTGCGCCTGCACCCCCAGCCGGGCTGCACGCTGTCGGCGCTGTGCGCCCTGCCCGACTACGACGGCGTGGTGCGCCTGCTGGGCGCCGCGCGCGGCGGGCTCGGTCCGCTGCTCTCGGCCTTCGAGGTGATGTGGCCCGACTACTGGCAAGTGGTGACCGAGCGGGTGGGCGTGCGCGACCCGCTGACCGGCAGCGCACGGCATGGACACTATGTGCTGGTCGAAGTCCAGGGCACCGACGAGGCGATCGACGGCCCCCGCTTCCAGCGCTGGCTCGAATCCCTGATGGAGGAAGGCGCCCTGGCCGACGCGGCGGTGGCGCAATCGGTGGCCGACACGCAAGCGTTCTGGGCGCTGCGCGATGCGTGCGCCGAGTTCTTTCCCACGCTGGGCCCTCACGTCTCCTACGACGTCGGACTGGCCGTGAAGTCGATGGGCGCCTACGTGCGTGCCTGCAAGGCGGCGCTGGCCGTGCGCATTCCCGGCTGCGAGAGCGTCTACTACGGGCACATCGGTGATGGCAACCTGCACCTGGTCGCCTGGGTGCCCGGCCTGTCGGTCGAGCAGCAGCCCAAGGAGGCGATGGACGAGGTGATCTATGGCCTGGTGCGCGAATTCGGCGGCACGGTGTCGGCCGAACACGGCATCGGCACGGCGAAGAAGCGCTGGCTCGGCCACGCGCGCAGCCCCGAGGAGATCGCGCTCATGAAGACGCTGAAGGCCGCCCTCGACCCCCTGGGCCTGCTCAACCCCGGCAAGGTGGTGTGA
- a CDS encoding TRAP transporter small permease: MGRVFIDRLFKGIEAVLAALLLGMVVMVFGNVVLRYAFNSGIQVSEELSRIFFVWLTFVGAVVAMRDGAHLGMDGFVSRLSHRGKLACLAASQAIVLAGCAVLFWGTWQQHEVNATTTAPVTGLSMIWVFGVSYLTSLGIGAHALHALWRIASGRLRDDELVQVTESEEIPHEAAHPGARP; the protein is encoded by the coding sequence ATGGGACGCGTCTTCATCGACCGCCTGTTCAAGGGCATCGAGGCCGTGCTCGCAGCCCTGCTGCTGGGCATGGTGGTGATGGTGTTCGGCAACGTGGTGCTGCGCTACGCCTTCAACTCGGGCATCCAGGTGTCCGAGGAACTGTCGCGCATCTTCTTCGTCTGGCTCACCTTCGTGGGCGCCGTCGTCGCGATGCGCGACGGCGCGCACCTGGGCATGGACGGCTTCGTCAGCCGCCTGTCGCACCGCGGCAAGCTGGCCTGCCTGGCGGCCAGCCAGGCGATCGTGCTGGCCGGTTGCGCGGTGCTGTTCTGGGGCACCTGGCAGCAGCACGAGGTCAACGCCACCACGACGGCGCCGGTCACCGGCCTCTCGATGATCTGGGTCTTCGGCGTGAGCTACCTGACGAGCCTGGGGATCGGCGCGCATGCGCTGCACGCCCTCTGGCGCATCGCGAGCGGCCGGCTGCGCGACGACGAACTGGTGCAGGTCACGGAAAGCGAAGAGATACCGCACGAGGCCGCACATCCGGGAGCACGGCCATGA
- a CDS encoding TRAP transporter large permease: MTIAVFTLSLLGAMMLGAPIAFALLICGVALMVSQGQIDATILSQKLVEGADSFPLLAIPFFMLAGELMNAGGISRRIVNFALAWVGHLRGGLGLVAIFASVVMAAISGSAAADAAAIGAMLIPMMRQAGYDVPRSAGLIAAGGVIAPVLPPSIGLIVFGVIANVSIGKLFLAGIVPGLLMGVSLVLTWQWVARRDKVTVQPRQSMAARGRAAVDGIWALLMPLGIIGGLKFGIFTPTEAGVAACVYAFVLGAFVYRELGLRQCYGLLVAAAKSTAVVVFLIAAALVSAWLITTSDVPSQVAAMLEPFMGNKILLMFVIMVIVVIVGTALDFAPTLMILTPVLMPVVKQAGIDPVYFGVLFIMNNAIGLITPPVGIVLNVMCGVAKISMRDLMRGLWPFLWAELFVLLLLVLFPDLVLVPLKWLS; this comes from the coding sequence ATGACGATCGCCGTCTTCACGCTGTCGCTGCTCGGCGCCATGATGCTGGGCGCGCCGATTGCCTTCGCCCTGCTGATCTGCGGCGTGGCCTTGATGGTGTCGCAGGGACAGATCGACGCCACCATCCTGTCGCAGAAGCTCGTGGAAGGCGCCGACAGCTTTCCGCTGCTGGCGATTCCCTTCTTCATGCTGGCCGGCGAACTGATGAACGCCGGCGGCATCTCGCGGCGCATCGTCAACTTCGCGCTGGCCTGGGTCGGCCATCTGCGCGGGGGCCTCGGGCTGGTGGCGATCTTCGCCTCGGTGGTGATGGCGGCGATCTCCGGCAGCGCGGCTGCCGACGCCGCGGCCATCGGCGCAATGCTGATTCCGATGATGCGCCAGGCCGGCTACGACGTGCCTCGCTCGGCCGGGCTGATCGCTGCCGGCGGCGTGATCGCGCCGGTGCTGCCGCCCTCGATCGGACTCATCGTGTTCGGCGTCATCGCCAACGTGTCGATCGGCAAGCTGTTCCTGGCCGGCATCGTGCCGGGCCTGCTGATGGGGGTGTCGCTGGTGCTCACCTGGCAGTGGGTGGCGCGGCGCGACAAGGTGACGGTGCAGCCGCGCCAGTCGATGGCCGCGCGCGGGCGCGCCGCGGTCGATGGCATCTGGGCGCTGCTGATGCCGCTGGGCATCATCGGCGGCTTGAAGTTCGGCATCTTCACGCCCACCGAGGCCGGCGTGGCGGCCTGCGTCTACGCCTTCGTGCTCGGTGCCTTCGTCTATCGCGAGCTGGGCCTGCGCCAGTGCTATGGCCTGCTCGTGGCCGCGGCCAAGAGCACCGCGGTGGTGGTGTTCCTGATTGCGGCGGCGCTGGTCTCGGCCTGGCTGATCACCACCTCGGACGTGCCGAGCCAGGTGGCCGCCATGCTCGAGCCCTTCATGGGCAACAAGATCCTTCTGATGTTCGTGATCATGGTCATCGTGGTGATCGTCGGCACCGCACTCGATTTCGCGCCCACGCTGATGATTCTCACACCCGTGCTGATGCCCGTGGTCAAGCAGGCCGGCATCGATCCGGTGTACTTCGGGGTGCTGTTCATCATGAACAACGCCATCGGCCTCATCACGCCCCCGGTGGGCATCGTGCTCAACGTGATGTGCGGCGTGGCAAAGATCTCGATGAGGGATCTGATGCGCGGCCTCTGGCCCTTCCTCTGGGCCGAGCTC